In Nisaea acidiphila, the DNA window GCCTCTGGCGGACGCAACGGCGATCAATTTCGCGGCGCCCTTGGTGGTGTGCGTGCTCTCCGTGCCGCTGCTGAAGGAACCGGTCGGGCCGCTCAAATGGTTCGCGGTGCTGATTGGCTTCGCCGGCGTGATGATCATGGTGCGGCCGGGCGGGGATGTGATCCGCGAGGGGGCGATCTACAGCTTCTCCGGCACGGTAATGAGCGCCGGCGGGCTGTTGCTGGCGCGCCATCTCAGCCGGTTCGACGCGACGACGACGATCGTCTTTCTCTTCATGGCGCTCTCCTCGGCCATGATGCTGCCGCTGCTCTTCTTCTTCTGGGTGACGCCGACGCCGCTGCAGCTCGCCGGGCTGGTTGCCATGGGGATCGCGTCCGGAGTTGCGCAATACATGACCACGCGGGCTCTGTTCCACGCGTCTGCCGCGACGATCGCGCCGCTCGGCTACACGAAGATGATCTGGGCCCTGCTGATCGGCTATTTCGCCTTCGGCGATTGGCCGGCGCCGGTGGTGCTTGCCGGCGCCGGCCTGGTGCTGCTCAGTACCTGGGTGGTTTATCGCAGGGAAACCGTTTCCTCCCAACGCAGACCCGCCGCAGAGTGATCACTCCGCGGCGAGAGCCCCGTCCGCGCTCAGCGGGGGACGCCGACTGCGCCAGTCGCTTGCCCGCTCGTAGGCGGCGCCGACGCGAAACACCATGG includes these proteins:
- a CDS encoding DMT family transporter, with amino-acid sequence MSSDPAPALPARVVDPDARTGILLTILGLILFSVLNGVVKAQTEIFPVVQIMFFRNAFALLPLALFIGLTAGWKSVRTERPALHLLHAFLVSGAIGFIFLGYNALPLADATAINFAAPLVVCVLSVPLLKEPVGPLKWFAVLIGFAGVMIMVRPGGDVIREGAIYSFSGTVMSAGGLLLARHLSRFDATTTIVFLFMALSSAMMLPLLFFFWVTPTPLQLAGLVAMGIASGVAQYMTTRALFHASAATIAPLGYTKMIWALLIGYFAFGDWPAPVVLAGAGLVLLSTWVVYRRETVSSQRRPAAE